Below is a genomic region from Rosa chinensis cultivar Old Blush chromosome 5, RchiOBHm-V2, whole genome shotgun sequence.
AGGGCTGAAAACTATACACCTCCAACTTAATTAATTAGCTAGCCAGTAAAGAATCTTTTCCATGATTGCCAAGGGAGAAATCCACCTGCAACAGAAAATTAATTAAAGCCCTTGCCCCTTGAAAATTTACAACTTAATTATTGGCAAtgtataaaagaaaattttaagaAGTATCGATCATACCACATCCAGGACATTTCATATAGTTTTCTTTAGTCAAAACAAGTCCTGACCCTCCACACACCTCACATCTCTGTTGTGCTATCTGCCACATATATATTTCCATATATTACTATTGAAACTACAATCAATTATATATTtgctaattatatatatgtgtgtgcgcgcgtgtttgtgtttgtgtgtgtgggGTACTGAGTGTGTCGAAATTACAATCAGCTGTATGTTCTTAATTATAATTTATATGAACATCGAAAGGTACTTACAATTCTTTTGCTGAATTCAATCCCTGCCACCACAAAAGGTGTAACTCCAGCTGCATGCAAAAACACAAACGTACTACTAGCTTATGATCAAAATCTATAAcaaattatatctaaaattggAGTGAAAATTAGTGAATTAATTGATACCTATAGCTCCGACGACAATTTGCCAGGTGAGGACGACCGGGCCCGGATCCGTTATAGCGCCGGAAACATCTTCGATAGCTGCAGTCTTCCAAGCTTTTCTGCCGCGGAGGGTTGGAGTAGTGTTTATAGCAAAAGCGAGGTTGTGGCATTTTGTTCTGGTAATAGAGCATGAATCATATGGTTTTGTGATGTTAATGCTTGGAAATATAGCTGTGCTGGAGTTGGACTTGGTTGGGGTTCTGATGAGTGTGAAGGAGGAGATCGAGGCTTCCATTTCGATATTGGCACCAGATTAATGGCGCCACCACTGGTCGTTTAACTTGAGACTTCAGAGAGGGAGTAGATGGTTTGATTTGTTCACCACCATTTTAAATTGCGCCACGTCTCCCAACTTATCACCACTCATTACATTGGTCATCAACGATTCTACGTGCTACATAATTGTGTCGTCTTCAATTAGGGTACTTTTACCatctttatttacttttttgaaTTTGGCCTTACCAATAAGATAATTCTATTCCGACCTCTAAATGTTCTAACTATTGACTGCACACAcccttatttcttttttcttttcttttttgggtctgAAAAATACTTCAATTGAAAGCTCAAAAAGAGCAAAGATACAAGATCAGAAAACACAATTACAGCAAAACcacaaaaaagagaaaataccGCAGCAAGCTGCAACAAAACCAGTCCAATGGACTGGGATGAGATCTCAGATAGACCTATGTGGACATGGGAGACCATCATTCACCATAACATCGATCATAGAGTTTCAATTATGTGCTAATTATAAAAGTtttgggagggggggggggggggggggggggggggggggggggtgggttaAGTGGGTTAAGCTCAACTTTTGACTTACATTTaattatttcaattttctttaatTGATTTCTCTATTTAATGAATTAGTACATAATATTTGGTCGTTGCTTTAGGTTCATTTAGGgttgtcaattccgacacgacctgataacacgactcgaaatccGCACGAAATAAAACGGGTTGAACccacacgattaaaaagcgggtcagccgtgggtcaacccgccatgacccatttaataaattggtcggccacgggtcaacctgccaacacaaagtgaatccgtataacccaattatgatatacttcttcttgaaattttggatgtttgaagtatttgatcataggattagacagtttgaaatattttggtttataattattggatttaattatttataaatatatataattacttatattcttcatcttgtagagtttttagtgaatttaatcaatttatgcatttttttagttaaatgggttgcattgttaacccttaaattagGTCATTTTATCTAACACAACACGatatatttgttaaatgggttaagcgggttagaaacgggtaacccgtttaataagtaggttgggtttgggtttaaatttttgacacgattattaaatggattGGATTTGGGTTTGTATTTTGCGACAcaacaaataccttgacccgacacgaacccaacctgacacgacccattgacagccctaggttCATTGACTTCATTCTAACTAGTTAAACTCAACTTTTGACTTACATTTaattatttcaattttctttaatTGATTTCTCTATTTAATGAATTAGTACATAATATTTGGTCGTTGCTTTAGGTTCATTGACTTCATTCTAACTAATCTAGCTAGATAACTGACATGCTTTACACTAAATGAGTACTATAAACTATCTCAGAATAAACATATGTGAACACAAAATGTAATTTGCATTTTAGGAATGCAACAGTAGTCGCAGTGTATATTAGGATTGCGGAAGTATGTCGATCCTAATATCTACATAATGTACTAATAGATTATAGATCCACTGTCTAGCTCATTCCATTGTTCTTCTCCTAGATTCACCCTTGATCTCAGATTGTTAATGAGACAATTTTATTAAGGTATGGTGCTATAGCAGGGATCAATCAAGGCATTGTAATCCCTTTATATCAGAAAAGCTAGCAGTTAaggcagttccttccatcaaggaactgtCTTATAACTTCTTTATATTTACTGATTGATTACTCTAAATAACCATACCTATTGAATTTAAATTCAAAACAGATTGCattaacaaaattattttcgattaaagttttatttaatACTCGGACGTTACAAACGAGTATAGATGGCAGCTCAGCTTAAGTGAAAATACTGATGTCTGGTTCAACAAGGTCTTACAACAACTGTAACACGTCTTCAAGACTCCAATGCTTGTGCTAGCCGAGGGACCGAAAACAGGTGTGTGGTCGTCTTGGTGTACGTCGGTCGAGTTGTGACTTTGAGTGTAAAATCGGCaaatttttggtgaaagaaaaaaattagggtCCATTGTGCAATTTCTCACAAATGTCCGCTTGTTTTACCATATTGGGTAAAACGACGCGTCGTCCCTTATCCTCTGCCATTACTGACCAGCCATTACCAATTAGCCACCGCAGTTAGCAGAAACCAAAATTAGCTGACAGCGAGAACAGGAAGAAGATAAAGATAATGCCATTAGATACTATTCTCTCCACTGCTGCTACTCCTAGTAGGGTTTTAGgggatattcttcttcttcttcttcttcttcttcttcttcttcccttgtCTAAAAATGgtccctttctctctctgccCCTCTCACCCCTCCTCTTCTCTCAAACTCTACCTCTCCCAGTTCACCCTCACCCCTCTCTCGGACCTCTCCGGCCGTAAACGACGAGCCACTTCCTGCCGTTTCGTAGTGCTCTCCACCCACTCCAACCCCAAAATTCTCAAGTCCAACCGCCGGTCCCGCTATGGCCAGCCTCTCTCCCCCTACGACGACCAGGAAGAAGACGTCGAGGCTTACCATTTTGCTGACGTGTCCGACGATGATTGGCTGCTCAATGTGAGCTCTTCTCTACTATCTATATCTGTCTGTtggttttgtattgtttgttgttGCATTGTTAGTTATGGCCTTCCTTTGGGTTTTGTGGGCTTTCCTTAAAAGTCTGTTCTTTTGAGGCTCTACTGTTCTGGCACATTATAAAGTGTTTGCCTTTTGTTTCCTGATATGCTTAGAAGTGTGAGATTAATGATTCGGAGTTCGGAAACTTTCCCGTTTCATGTTTTACATCATTAAAGATTGCAAATTTGGTTGTGGAGTTGTTGTCATTTGTTTATGTAATGTATGGAATATTAGCTCGTTCTGTTTGTGTGAACTTCAACTGTTTTTCCTTGGGGATTGCTTCTCTCAGGATGACTTTGCGGAGGTGTCAGTATTCGATGTTAATGGGAAGAAGTCGAAACCACACAAGGGGTTTGCCAATGGCCATTTGAATGGCGAAAATGCAAAGAGTGTTGCTGAGAAGAGTTTCATAGGAAACTATGATCATGGTTCGAA
It encodes:
- the LOC112167063 gene encoding uncharacterized protein LOC112167063 isoform X2 — protein: MEASISSFTLIRTPTKSNSSTAIFPSINITKPYDSCSITRTKCHNLAFAINTTPTLRGRKAWKTAAIEDVSGAITDPGPVVLTWQIVVGAIVRLCFCMQLELHLLWWQGLNSAKELWISPLAIMEKILYWLAN
- the LOC112167063 gene encoding uncharacterized protein LOC112167063 isoform X3 gives rise to the protein MEASISSFTLIRTPTKSNSSTAIFPSINITKPYDSCSITRTKCHNLAFAINTTPTLRGRKAWKTAAIEDVSGAITDPGPVVLTWQIVVGAIAGVTPFVVAGIEFSKRIVDFSLGNHGKDSLLAS
- the LOC112167063 gene encoding uncharacterized protein LOC112167063 isoform X1; the protein is MEASISSFTLIRTPTKSNSSTAIFPSINITKPYDSCSITRTKCHNLAFAINTTPTLRGRKAWKTAAIEDVSGAITDPGPVVLTWQIVVGAIAGVTPFVVAGIEFSKRIIAQQRCEVCGGSGLVLTKENYMKCPGCGGFLPWQSWKRFFTG